TTACTGAATGATTTAGAGCTTGACACCATGCAAATTTATTTAGACTACAGTGCGACAACACCGCCACGCCCTGAAGCGATCGCTGCAATGCAAGCAGTTTTAACACAATACTGGGGTAATCCCTCTAGCTTACATGAATGGGGTGGACGTGCAGCCACAGTAGTGGAACAAGCGCGAATGCAGGTTGCTAGCTTAATTCATGCATCCGCCGAATCAATTGTTTTTACGTCTGGCGGTACTGAAGCAGATAACTTAGCAATTATGGGAGTTGCGCGTCAGTACTCACAACCACAACATATTATTATTTCTCAAGTAGAACATCCTGCGATCGCTGAGCCAGTCAAACTACTAGAACAATGGGGTTGGCAAGTCACTCGCTTACCAGTAGACGCGCAAGGACGAGTAAGTCCATTAGAATTAAAAGCCGCATTACGCAGCAATACAGTCTTAGTTTCAATTATTTATGGACAAAGCGAAGTAGGAACATTACAGCCAATTGGTTCTTTAAGTACAATTACGCATATACATGGTGCTTTATTTCATACTGATGCGGTGCAAGTTGCTGGAAGATTACCAATTAATGTACAACATCTCCCAATTGACTTACTTTCGGTTTCTAGTCACAAAATTTATGGTCCTCAAGGTGCTGGTGCACTCTATATACGTCCTGGAATTGAGCTAGTCCCTCTGCTTGGTGGTGGTGGACAAGAATCACGCCGACGTTCTGGCACAGAGGCTGTACCAATGATTGCAGGATTTGGTGTAGCGGCTGAATTGGCTGCACAAGAAATGAATATAGAGACACCACGCTTGATTCAACTGCGCGATCGCCTTTTTAATTTACTCAGCGACACACCTTATTTAATTCCTACAGGCGATCCTACATCTCGCCTCCCACATCATGTGAGTTTTTGCCTCACACACACCGATAAAAACATTACTGGTAAAACCATTGTCCGCCAACTGAACTTAGCTGGAATTGCTATTAGTTCTGGTTCAGCTTGTCATAGCGGTAAGCTCTCTCCAAGTCCAATATTGTCTGCAATGGGCTATACTCACCAGCAAGCATTAGGTGCACTCCGCCTCACTCTAGGAAGAGATGTCACAACAGCAGATGTTGATTGGACAGTAATGGTACTCAAGCAGATTTTACACCGATTAATGCCTGAGTTAACTTGTGCGAGTTGCTGATAGCGATTTTAACAATCTACATTCTTTCAACAACAGATATACCCAGTAAAGATAATCCGAGTTGCAGTGTTCTCGCAGTTAAGTGGCATAAGAGCAACCGAGATGTTCGTGTCGGTTCTTCTGCTTGTAAAACTGGACACTGATCGTAAAACTGATTGAACTTCTGACTGAGTTCAAATAAGTACTGACACAAGCGATTTGGCATCAAATCTTGCTCAACCCCACTGAGGATTTCACTTAGTTGCAATAGGTGTTTTGCTAGCGTAAATTCTGTTGGTTCATGTAAGAAAATTTGTGCTTCTGAACCTAGTTGTTCAAAGTCTATTTGTCCCTTACGACTAATGCCTTGAATTCGTACATACGCATACAGCATATAAGGTGCCGTATTGCCTTGCAGAGCAAGCATTTTGTCGTAACTAAAAATATAATTGCTTGTCCGATTTTGACTTAAGTCAGCATATTTAACGGCACTGATACCAACGGCTTGGGAGACTTTAGCTTTGAATTCTTCTGTCTCACTTCGGTTTTCTGCTTTTAACCGAGATTCTAAATCAGCACGCGATCGCGCGATCGCTTCATCCAGTAAATCTCTTAGTCGAATAGTCTCTCCAGAGCGCGTTTTTAGTTTCTTTCCATCTTCTCCCAAAACTAACCCAAAGGGAACGTGAACAATTTCTACGTTGTTCGGAATCCAACCCGCCCGTCTTGCTACTTGAAACACCTGTGCAAAGTGATTTGCTTGTCCCGCATCTGTGACATAAATTAACCGTTCTGCCTGATCTTGTTTAATTCGGTAACGGAGTGCAGCCAAGTCAGTTGTCGCATAGTTGTAACCACCGTCTGATTTCTGCACAATCAACGGAAGTGGATCTCCCTCTTTATTAGCAAAGCCTTCTAGAAAAACGCATTTTGCTCCTGCGTCCTCTACAAGTAAGCCCTGGCGGTCTAAATCTTCTACAACTGCTGCTAATAATGGATTGTAAAAAGATTCTCCCCGCTCTGTTAAATGAATATTAAGTAAGTCATAAATAACTTGAAACTCACGCCGTGACTGTTCGCACAGTAATCGCCAAGCTTTTTGAGTATCTTCTACTCCTGCTTGCAGTTTTACAACTTCCTGTCGTGCTGTCTCTCTAAATGTCTCGTCTTCATCAAACCGTTGCTTGGCTTTGCGATAAAAAGCAACTAAATCTCCAAGTTGCAAAGCATTAGCTGTAGTCAATGCATCAGGGTAAGCTTCGCGCAAGTAAGCAATCAACATTCCGAATTGCGTACCCCAATCTCCAACGTGATTTAGCCGCAGAACATCATGACCGCGAAATTCTAAAATTCGTGCAATACAATCCCCAATAATTGTAGAACGCAGGTGTCCTACATGCATTTCCTTCGCAATATTCGGGCTAGAGAAATCAACAACAACTTGCTTAGGAGTTTTTGCTAATGCAATACCTAATCTTGGATCTGTCTGGCTAGAACGCAGTTGTGTTTCTAAATATTCAGTCTTTAACAATAAATTGATAAACCCAGGACCCGCGATACTTGGTGGTTCACAAATGTCAGCTACTTCTAGCTTGTCTGTAATTTGTTCAGCGATCGCTCGTGCTGGCTGTTTTAATGGCTTACTCAAAGACAAAGCTACATTAGATTGATAGTCACCAAATTTGGGATTACTCGCAGGTACAAGTATAGGATCTACCTCAGCATAATTATTGCCAAAAGCAGCAACTAAAGCTTGTGTCAATCGATGTTGTAGTTGATCTAGCGTCGCACTCATAAAGTCAAGGGGTGAGAAGAAGAGACATCACAGCACTCAAGAAGTTCTATACTACAACCCTAGCTTTTAATTTTCATACTTAAATCAAGCCATGAAGATTGAGTCACCGGAGCACTTGTCGAAACATAATCAACTCCTGTAGCTCCTACTTGATAAATTGTCTCTAGTGTAATATTGCCCGAAGCCTCAATTTTAATACGAGGATCGTATTGACGAATTAGTTTAACCGCCTGTCGCATCACTTCTACAGGCATATTGTCAAGCATGATAATGTCTGCCTGATGCTGCACAGCCTCTTGTACTTGTTCAATCGTTTCTGTCTCGACTTCTATGGTTAGA
The sequence above is drawn from the Gloeocapsopsis sp. IPPAS B-1203 genome and encodes:
- a CDS encoding cysteine desulfurase family protein, with the protein product MQIYLDYSATTPPRPEAIAAMQAVLTQYWGNPSSLHEWGGRAATVVEQARMQVASLIHASAESIVFTSGGTEADNLAIMGVARQYSQPQHIIISQVEHPAIAEPVKLLEQWGWQVTRLPVDAQGRVSPLELKAALRSNTVLVSIIYGQSEVGTLQPIGSLSTITHIHGALFHTDAVQVAGRLPINVQHLPIDLLSVSSHKIYGPQGAGALYIRPGIELVPLLGGGGQESRRRSGTEAVPMIAGFGVAAELAAQEMNIETPRLIQLRDRLFNLLSDTPYLIPTGDPTSRLPHHVSFCLTHTDKNITGKTIVRQLNLAGIAISSGSACHSGKLSPSPILSAMGYTHQQALGALRLTLGRDVTTADVDWTVMVLKQILHRLMPELTCASC
- the argS gene encoding arginine--tRNA ligase gives rise to the protein MSATLDQLQHRLTQALVAAFGNNYAEVDPILVPASNPKFGDYQSNVALSLSKPLKQPARAIAEQITDKLEVADICEPPSIAGPGFINLLLKTEYLETQLRSSQTDPRLGIALAKTPKQVVVDFSSPNIAKEMHVGHLRSTIIGDCIARILEFRGHDVLRLNHVGDWGTQFGMLIAYLREAYPDALTTANALQLGDLVAFYRKAKQRFDEDETFRETARQEVVKLQAGVEDTQKAWRLLCEQSRREFQVIYDLLNIHLTERGESFYNPLLAAVVEDLDRQGLLVEDAGAKCVFLEGFANKEGDPLPLIVQKSDGGYNYATTDLAALRYRIKQDQAERLIYVTDAGQANHFAQVFQVARRAGWIPNNVEIVHVPFGLVLGEDGKKLKTRSGETIRLRDLLDEAIARSRADLESRLKAENRSETEEFKAKVSQAVGISAVKYADLSQNRTSNYIFSYDKMLALQGNTAPYMLYAYVRIQGISRKGQIDFEQLGSEAQIFLHEPTEFTLAKHLLQLSEILSGVEQDLMPNRLCQYLFELSQKFNQFYDQCPVLQAEEPTRTSRLLLCHLTARTLQLGLSLLGISVVERM